TGCCGGCGACCACCTCCTCGGGCAGCGGCGCATCCGGCGGCTCGTTCGACAGGTCCAGCTCGCAGGCGTAGAAGCGGACGAACGGGCGGCGCTCGCCGCTGCGCCGGTCACGGATCGTGCCCAGCAGCATCGGGTACGCCGCCTCCAGCGCGTCGAGCACCTCACGCTGGGTGGGCGGCCCGGCCACCTCGACGCGGACCTCGCCGGCGACGTGCGCCAGGTTCTTCAGGTGGGCCGGCAGCACGACCCGGATCACGGCAGCACCTGGACCTCGACGGAGAGCACCGCGGGCAGGTCGCGCACGATCGGCGCCCAGGTGTCGCCGTCGTCCGCCGAGTGGTAGACCTGGCCACCCGTGGTGCCGAAGTAGATGCCGCACGGGTCGAGCGTGTCGACCGCCATCGCGTCGCGCAGCACGTTGACGTAGCAGTGCGACTGCGGCAGGCCCTCGGTCAGCGGCTCCCACCGCTCGCCGCCGGTGCGGCTGCGGTAGACGCGCAGCTTGCCCTCCGGCGGGTAGTGCAGCGAGTCGCTGGTGATCGGCACGACGTAGACCGTCTCCGGCTCGTGCGCGTGCACCGCGATCGGGAAGCCGAAGTCGGTCGGGAGGTCGCCGCTGACCTCCCGCCAGCTCGCGCCGGCGTCGTCGGTGCGCATCACGTCCCAGTGCTTCTGCATGAACAGCGTGTCCGGCCGGGACGGGTGCTGGGCGAGGCGGTGCACGCAGTGGCCGACCTCGGAATCGGTGTCGGGGATCTCCCCCGAGCGCAGCCCCTTGTTGATCGGCAGCCAGCTCGCGCCGCCGTCGTCGCTGCGGAACGCCCCGGCGGCGGAGATCGCGACGTAGATCCGGTCGCGGTCGGCCGGGTCGAGGATGATCGTGTGCAGGCACATGCCGCCGGCGCCGGGCTGCCAGGACGGGCCGGTCGGGTGCTGGCGCAGCGCGGTCAGCTCCGACCACTTCTCACCGCCGTCGTTGGACAGGTAGAGCGCGGCGTCCTCGCCGCCCGCGTAGACCGTCTCGGGGTCGTGGCGGGACGGCTCGAGGTGCCAGATCCGCTTGAACTCCCACGGTCGGGGCGTGCCGTCGAACCAGAGGTGTTCCCCGACCTCGCCGGCGTAGGCGAAGTCGTTGCCGACCGGCGTCCAGGTCCGGCCGCCGTCGTCCGAGCGCTGGATGAGCTGCCCGAACCAGCCGCCGGACTGGGACGCGTAGAGCCGCTCCGGTGCGACCGGCGAGCCGGTCAGGTGGTAGATCTCCCAGCCGCCGAAGTGAGGCCCGTCGACCGTCCAGTCGCCGCGCCGCCCGTCGGACGTCAGGATGAACGCGCCCTTGCGCGTGCCCACAAGTACCCGTGTCGTCGTCACGTCTCGTCCTCCATTCGATGGTTCCCCAGGTCCGACCGTGCGCCGCGCCGAAACTCATCGCTGTCGTACTCCCCGGGTACGACAATCGGCGTAGGCGCAGGTGGCGGCGGGGTCGCCACGCCGGCCGCCGGGAATTGTCGGTGCGAGTCGTTACCCTGCGCGCATGACCGGGCCCGGAGACGTACCCCCCGCCTACCTCGACCGGCTGCGGCCGGTCTGCCTCGGCCTGCCGGAGACCTACGAGGAGCCGGCCTGGGTCGGCACGCGCTGGCGGGTCCGCACGCGCACGTTCGCCCACGTGCTCACCGTCGACCCCGACCACCAGGCGGCGTACGCGCGGGCCGCGGCGACCGGCGAGCCGATCTGCGCGCTGACGTTCCGCTCCCCCGGCGACGAGATCGCCGGGTTGATCGCCGCCGGTCCGCCGTTCTTCAAGCCGGGGTGGGGCGCCGACGTGGTCGGCATGGCACTCGACGGCCGGACGGACTGGGCCGAGGTCGCCGAGTTGCTCACCGAGAGCTACTGCGTGCTCGCCCCGAAGAAGCTTGTCGCACGGGTCACGCGCCCGTTCGGCCCGATGTGACCCGACCCGCCGGGGGTGCCGCCGTCACCCCGTTTCCGGCTACCGTGTCCGGGGTAGCACTGCCGTAACCCGGGCCCGTCGCCGCGCAGGTCCCGGGGGCAGCGACCGACGCGGCCGACGAGACCGCCGGGGGGTGAGCGTGCGGGTGCTGGCAGGGCGTTACCGGCTGGTCGAGCAGATCGGCCGGGGCGGAACGGCGATCGTCTGGCGCGCCGTCGACGAACTCCTCGGGCGGACCGTAGCGGTGAAGCTGCTCGACTCCGACGCCGCCGACGACCGCTGGTGGCGGGCCGCGGTACGGGCCGAGGCGCGGGCGGCAGCCCGCCTGAACCATGCGAACGTGGCCGCCGTCTACGACTACGGCGAGGCCCGCACCGCCGGGTTGCGCCGGCTGCCCTTCCTGGTGCTGGAATACGTCGAGGGCGAGACGCTCGCCGACGCGTTACGCCGCGACGGGGCCCTGGACTGGCCGCGGGCTGTCCGGGTCTGCGCGGAGGTCGCGGCCGGGGTCGCCGCCGTGCACGCCGCCGGCCTGGTGCACCGTGACCTGAAGCCGGGCAACGTGCTGCTGTCGCCCGCCGGGCCGAAGCTTGTCGATCTCGGGATCGCGCTCGCGGTCGGTGCCGACACCGTGAACGGTCGGGGCGAGATCCGGGGCACGCCCGCCTACATGGCGCCGGAGCAGCTGCTCGGCGAGGTCGCCGTGCCCGCCAGCGATGTCTACGCCCTCGGCCTGCTGCTCACCGAGTGCCTGACCGGGCGCCGCCCGGTGCGCCCCGACGAGCCCGAACGCGACGACCACCTCGCCGACCTCCCGGTCGACGGCGTCCCGGACGCCGTCGACGGCCTCCGACGGGCCTGCCTGGCGCCGCAGGCCGGGGACCGGCCGACGGCCGACGAGGTGGCCCGCCGGCTCGGCGCGACCGTCGCGGCCCCCCAGGCGCGGATGCGGCCCGCCGTGGCCGGCCACCCGGCCGCCCCTCCGACGGTGGCCACCGGGACCGCCCGTTCGCGACGCCGCCGGGCGCTGCTGGTGGGCAGCCTGCCGGTCGCCCTGGCGGGCGCGGTGCTCGCCGCCCAGCTGCCCGGGCTCTCGTCGACCGGCGACGCCGCCGAGGGCGCGGCGGAGCTGCCGTCCGCCGCGCCGTTCGGGTGTGCCGTCGCCTGGTCGTCGGACCGGGCGACGGACGGCACGTTCGGCGCCGACGTCACCGTCGAGGTGAGCGGGCCGCGACCGGCCGGCGAGCCGGTGTTGTCCTTCCGGCTTCCCCCCGGCCAGCGGCTCACCGCGCCGCTCGACCGCTGGCAGTCGGGTCGCCAGGTGCGCCTGCCGGTCACGGTGGACCGGGCCGGCACGACGCGGCTCCCGCTGCGGGGCACCTGGACGGACCGCACCGGCACCGCCGCCGACTCGTTCGCGGTCGGCGGCGTGCCGTGCCGACGGTCCGCGATCGTCACCATCGGCGACACCCGCTCCGCGACCGGCCCGTCCCGACCCGAGGCGCCCCCGACCACCGAGCCGGTCCGGGCCGACGCTCCGCCGTCCGACGCCATGCCCGACAGCGAGCCCACCGCCGATCCCCAGCCGTCCGGCCCGGCGAGCGACGAACCGTCGCACTCCGCCACGCCGTCGCCGTCCACCAGCCCGTCGCGCTCCGCCACCCCGTCGGAGTCGGCGACACCGCCCCCACCGACCGCCGACCCCACCGGGACGACCGAGCCGCCGACGACGCCCCCGACCGGGCCCGACGGCGAGGCGGCGGAGCCGACCGGCACCACAACGGCCGGCGACACCGATCCCGACACCCGGGCCTGAGCACCGGCAGGATCACCAGAGGTACGCCGAGGCGGCGCCGAACGGGCGACTAGGGTGAGCACCGGCGTGCCGGCAAGCCGGCCGGTAGTTGACCGTCGTGTTCCGAAGCTGCGGCAGGAGTCATCGTGCGAGCCCGAGACCTGGCTGTCCCGTTCCCCTCCATCACGCTGTCCTCGCCCGTGCTGGAGGCGGCCCGGTTGCTGGCGGACAACAACCTGCCCGGGCTGATCGTGGTCGACGACCGGGAGCGCCCGGTGAGCGTCCTGCCCGGCGCGCAGGTGCTGCGCCTGGTGATCCCCGGCTACTGCCGGGAGGACCCCACCCTGGCCCGGATGATCGACGAACCCACCGCCGACGTGTTCTTCCGGGGAGCGGAAGGTCGGACCGTGCGGGACCTGCTGCCCCGCGATCGACCGGAGCCGCCGGTGGTCGAACCGCAGGCGACGGTGCTGGAGGTCGCCGCCGTGATGGCGCAGCGGCTCAGCCCGCTGGTGGCGGTGGCGCCCCGCGGCGAGCCGATGATCGGCGGCATCACCCTGGACGCCCTGCTCGACCGGATGCTGGCCGCATGACCGGGCTGGCCTGGGCCTCGGTTGCCGTCTTCACCGTCGCGTACGTCCTGATCGCCACCGAGAAGATCCACCGGGTCGCCGCCGCGCTCGGCGGGGCGGCGGTGATGTTCCTGATCGGCGCCACCGACGCCGGGCACGCCTTCTTCTCCGAAGAGTCCGGCATCGACTGGAACGTGATCTTCCTGCTGATCGGCATGATGCTCATCGTCTCCGTACTCAAACGCACAGGCGGTTTCGAGTACGTGGCGGTCTGGGCGTCGAAGCGGGCGCGGGGCCGCCCGTACCGGGTGATGGTGATCCTCGTGCTGATCACGGCGGTGGCGTCGGCGGCGCTCGACAACGTCACCACCGTGCTGCTCATCGCCCCGGTGACGTTCCTGGTCTGCGAACGGCTCGGGGTGCCGGCGGTGCCGTTCCTCATCGCCGAGGCGATGGCCTCGAACATCGGCGGCACCGCCACCCTGGTGGGCGACCCGCCGAACATCATCATCGGCAGCCGGGGCGGGCTGTCGTACAACGACTTCCTGGTCCACCTCGCGCCGCTGGTGGTGCTGCTGCTCGTGGTCTTCCTCGGGTTGTGCCGGCTGATGTTCCGCGACGCGTTCCGCTACGACGCGGAGCGGGCCGCGCAGATCGCCGCCCTGCGCGAGCGCGACGCCATCCGCGACCGCCGGCTGCTGATCCTCGGACTGGCCGTGCTCGCGGCGGTGACCGTGGCGTTCGTGCTGCACACCGTGCTGGACCTGGAACCGGCGGTGGTCGCGCTGCTCGGCGGGCTGCTGCTGCTGGCGCTCTCCCGGCTCGACGCCGGGGAGGTCAGCCGGGACGTGGAGTGGCCGACCCTGGTGTTCTTCGCCGGCCTGTTCATCATGGTCGGCGCGCTGGTCAACACCGGCGTGGTCGAGCAGATCTCGCAGGCCGCCATCAACGCCACCGAGGGCCGGCTGCTGCCGGCGTCGCTGGTGCTGCTGTGGGGGTCGGCGGTGCTGTCGGCGATCGTCGACAACATCCCGTACGTGGCGACGATGAGCCCGGTGGTGGCGGATCTCGTGCACGCCCAGGGCGGCGGCGGGCAGTCGCGGGTGCTGTGGTGGGCGCTGGCGCTCGGCGCGGACCTCGGCGGCAACGCCACCGCCGTCGGCGCCTCGGCCAACGTCGTCGTGCTCGGCCTGGCCGAACGCGCCGGACAGCGGATCACCTTCTGGCAGTTCACCCGCTACGGCCTGCTGGTCACCCTGGTCACCGTCGGGCTGGCGATGCCGTACCTGTGGCTGCGCTACTTCGCCTTCGCCTGAGCGTCCCCGCTCAACCGAGCTTCTTGCGCAGCGTCTCGAACGCCAGGTCCGGGCGGCGCGGCAGACCGAACCGCTCGTCGCCGTACGGGAACGGGCTCAGCTCGCCGGTGCGGACGTAGCCGCGCCGCTCGTACCAGGCGATCAGGTCCTCGCGCTGCACGATCACGGTCATCCACAGCTCGCCGGCGTGCCAGCGGTCCCGGGCGAACCGCTCGGCCCCGGCCAGCAGCTCACGGCCCAGCCCGCCGCCCTGCTCGGCCGGCGCGACCGCGAACATGCCGAAGTAGGCGTGGTCGTCGCGCCGCTCCAGCTGGCAGCAGGCGACCAGGCGTCCGTCACGCTCCGCCACCAGGACCACGCCGTCCGGGCCCGCCACCGCTGCGGCCACCATCTCCGGGTCGGTGCGCTGCCCGTCGAGCAGGTCGGCCTCGTGGGTCCAGCCGGTCCGGGCGCGGTCCCCCCGGTACGCCGACTCGATCAGGTCGACCAGGGCGGGCACGTCGGCGGGCCGGGCGGTACGGGTGTTCATCGGCGCTCCACGGTCGGGGTTCGGCATACCGGGCCAGGGTACGCAGCATGCCGGTCCTCCGGCGGCGCGGGACGGCCGGACGTGGCGCGGCGTGGTTGACTGCCCGGCAAACGGCGAGACCGACGCGTGGGTCCCGATCGAGGAGAGCCTCGCGGTGTGGCGGCGGGCGGCCCGCGACGCCGAGCTGACCGTGGCGCGGCTGACCGGCTGCGACCACGCGACCACGCTCGACGAGCGCGAGGACCTGGCCGGTGTCAGCGCGCAGTACGAGGCGGTCCTGCTGGACTGGTTGGGCCGGCGACTGGCGGCTCCGGAATCGCCTCGCCGCTGACCGCCGCCGTGGCTAGGCTGCCCGCCATGACCGCCGCCGAGCTGCCGATCGCCGAGTTCGCCTTCCCCGGCCCGCTGCGCGACCAGCTGGTCGCCGCCGTGCTCGACGGGACCAAGACCAGCACCACCGGGCTGCTCCAGGACTACGAGATCGACGGCGAGGCGCTGCCGGAGGTCGGCGCCCGGTTCGCGGTGGTCGACTCCGCCGGCGCGCCGGTGGCGGTGATCGAGGTGGTCGAGGTCCGCGTCGCCCGGGTCGGCGACGTGGACCTCGACCACGCCCGCGACGAGGGCGAGGGGTACGAGTCGGTCGCCGACTGGCGCGCCGGGCACGAGCGCTACTGGCACGGCGGCGACTACCGGGGGTGGCTCGGCGACCCGGCGTTCACCGTGGACGACGACACGCCGGCCGTGCTGGAGCGCTTCCGGCTCGTCGAGACGCTCTGACCCGGCTCGGTCGAACCACCGGGCCCGCACGTCCGCCCCGCCCGGCGGGAAGCGCAGCACGGTCACCACGAGCGTGATCGCCCGGCCGCCCGTACCGCCGAACCGGCCGCTGCCACCGCGCACGGCGGAGCGCTCTGGTCCGGCGCCCTTTGGGTGCACTCGTTGTCGTCATAGCAACAACGGGTGCACCCAAAGCCGGGGGCGCGGAGCGCGTAGGGGTGGTGGTTCCGCTTGGGGGGCCGATACGGTCAGGGCGTGTGAGGTCGGCCGCCACGGCCGGCGCGGGAGCCGACGTCGGCGGTGGCCGGAGAGGGGCATTCGTGGCGCTGCTGAGCTGGCTCGCCGAGTCCACCGACGAACGTCCGGACGCGGTCCGGGTGGACGACCGGTCGATGTCCTGGGTGGAGCTGCGTCGGGCGGCCACCGCCGTCGCCGACGAGCTACGCGGGGCCCGGCGGGTCGCGGTGCCCGCCACAACCAGCCTGGAGACCGTGGTCGGCGTGGTCGGCGGGCTGCTGGCCGGTGCGGCGGTGGTGCCGGTGCCGCCGGACGCCGGGCCGGTGGAACGCGACCACATCCTGCGCGACTCCGGGGCCGAGGCGCTGGTGACGCCGCCCGGCGCTGGTTCCGCGCCCCTGCCGGTCGTGCCGGTGGACCTGACCCGGCGCTCGGACACCCGGCACCCCGAGCCGGACGCTGCGGCCACCGCGCTGATCCTCTACACCAGCGGCACCACGGGCGCGCCCAAGGGCGCGGTGCTGTCCCGTCGCGCGGTCGCCGCCTGCCTGGACGGGCTCGCCGACGCCTGGGCGTGGACACCTGACGACCTGCTGGCGCACGGGCTGCCGCTGTTCCACGTGCACGGGCTCGTGCTCGGCGTGCTCGGCCCGCTGCGCGTCGGCAGCCGGCTGCGCCACGTCGGCCGGCCCCGCCCCGACCGGTACGCGGCAGCCGGCGGCTCGCTCTACTTCGGCGTACCCACGATCTGGTCGCGGATCGCGGCGGAACCGGCGGCGGCGCGGGCGCTGCGCGGCGCCCGGCTGCTGGTGTCGGGGAGCGCCGCGCTGCCCGAGCCGGTCTTCGCGGCGCTCGGCGGGCTGACCGGGCACCGGCCGGTCGAGCGGTACGGGATGACCGAGACGCTGATCACGGTGAGCGCCCGCGCCGACGGTCCGCGCCGGCCGGGCACGGTGGGTGTGCCGCTACCCGGCGTGCGCACCCGCGTGGTCGACGAGCACGGCGCCCCGCTGCCCGCCGACGGTGACGCCATGGGCGAGTTGCAGGTGCGCGGGGAGACGCTCTTCGACGGCTACCTCAACCGGCCGGACGCCGACGCCGCCGCCCGGACCGCCGACGGCTGGTTCCGCACCGGCGACGTGGCGACCGTCGGCCCGGACGGCTGGCACCGGATCGTCGGCCGGGCCGCCACCGACCTGATCAAGAGCGGCGGTTACCGGATCGGCGCGGGCGAGGTGGAGGACGCGCTGCTGGCCCATCCGGGCGTGCGGGAGGCCGCCGTCGTCGGCCTCCCCCATCCCGACCTGGGCCAGCAGGTCACCGCGTACGTGGTCGGCGACGGCCTGGGCGAGGCCGAGCTGATCGACTTCGTGGCCCGGCAGTTGTCCGTGCACAAGCGGCCCCGGCAGGTGCGGCTTGTCGACGCGCTGCCCCGCAACGCCATGGGCAAGGTGCAGAAGAGCCGGCTGGCCGAGGGCTGACGC
The genomic region above belongs to Micromonospora sp. WMMD1128 and contains:
- a CDS encoding MmcQ/YjbR family DNA-binding protein encodes the protein MTGPGDVPPAYLDRLRPVCLGLPETYEEPAWVGTRWRVRTRTFAHVLTVDPDHQAAYARAAATGEPICALTFRSPGDEIAGLIAAGPPFFKPGWGADVVGMALDGRTDWAEVAELLTESYCVLAPKKLVARVTRPFGPM
- a CDS encoding exo-alpha-sialidase, yielding MTTTRVLVGTRKGAFILTSDGRRGDWTVDGPHFGGWEIYHLTGSPVAPERLYASQSGGWFGQLIQRSDDGGRTWTPVGNDFAYAGEVGEHLWFDGTPRPWEFKRIWHLEPSRHDPETVYAGGEDAALYLSNDGGEKWSELTALRQHPTGPSWQPGAGGMCLHTIILDPADRDRIYVAISAAGAFRSDDGGASWLPINKGLRSGEIPDTDSEVGHCVHRLAQHPSRPDTLFMQKHWDVMRTDDAGASWREVSGDLPTDFGFPIAVHAHEPETVYVVPITSDSLHYPPEGKLRVYRSRTGGERWEPLTEGLPQSHCYVNVLRDAMAVDTLDPCGIYFGTTGGQVYHSADDGDTWAPIVRDLPAVLSVEVQVLP
- a CDS encoding serine/threonine-protein kinase, translated to MRVLAGRYRLVEQIGRGGTAIVWRAVDELLGRTVAVKLLDSDAADDRWWRAAVRAEARAAARLNHANVAAVYDYGEARTAGLRRLPFLVLEYVEGETLADALRRDGALDWPRAVRVCAEVAAGVAAVHAAGLVHRDLKPGNVLLSPAGPKLVDLGIALAVGADTVNGRGEIRGTPAYMAPEQLLGEVAVPASDVYALGLLLTECLTGRRPVRPDEPERDDHLADLPVDGVPDAVDGLRRACLAPQAGDRPTADEVARRLGATVAAPQARMRPAVAGHPAAPPTVATGTARSRRRRALLVGSLPVALAGAVLAAQLPGLSSTGDAAEGAAELPSAAPFGCAVAWSSDRATDGTFGADVTVEVSGPRPAGEPVLSFRLPPGQRLTAPLDRWQSGRQVRLPVTVDRAGTTRLPLRGTWTDRTGTAADSFAVGGVPCRRSAIVTIGDTRSATGPSRPEAPPTTEPVRADAPPSDAMPDSEPTADPQPSGPASDEPSHSATPSPSTSPSRSATPSESATPPPPTADPTGTTEPPTTPPTGPDGEAAEPTGTTTAGDTDPDTRA
- a CDS encoding ASCH domain-containing protein yields the protein MTAAELPIAEFAFPGPLRDQLVAAVLDGTKTSTTGLLQDYEIDGEALPEVGARFAVVDSAGAPVAVIEVVEVRVARVGDVDLDHARDEGEGYESVADWRAGHERYWHGGDYRGWLGDPAFTVDDDTPAVLERFRLVETL
- a CDS encoding CBS domain-containing protein translates to MRARDLAVPFPSITLSSPVLEAARLLADNNLPGLIVVDDRERPVSVLPGAQVLRLVIPGYCREDPTLARMIDEPTADVFFRGAEGRTVRDLLPRDRPEPPVVEPQATVLEVAAVMAQRLSPLVAVAPRGEPMIGGITLDALLDRMLAA
- a CDS encoding MoaD/ThiS family protein, which produces MIRVVLPAHLKNLAHVAGEVRVEVAGPPTQREVLDALEAAYPMLLGTIRDRRSGERRPFVRFYACELDLSNEPPDAPLPEEVVAGKEPFIVLGAMAGG
- a CDS encoding GNAT family N-acetyltransferase — translated: MNTRTARPADVPALVDLIESAYRGDRARTGWTHEADLLDGQRTDPEMVAAAVAGPDGVVLVAERDGRLVACCQLERRDDHAYFGMFAVAPAEQGGGLGRELLAGAERFARDRWHAGELWMTVIVQREDLIAWYERRGYVRTGELSPFPYGDERFGLPRRPDLAFETLRKKLG
- a CDS encoding acyl-CoA synthetase encodes the protein MALLSWLAESTDERPDAVRVDDRSMSWVELRRAATAVADELRGARRVAVPATTSLETVVGVVGGLLAGAAVVPVPPDAGPVERDHILRDSGAEALVTPPGAGSAPLPVVPVDLTRRSDTRHPEPDAAATALILYTSGTTGAPKGAVLSRRAVAACLDGLADAWAWTPDDLLAHGLPLFHVHGLVLGVLGPLRVGSRLRHVGRPRPDRYAAAGGSLYFGVPTIWSRIAAEPAAARALRGARLLVSGSAALPEPVFAALGGLTGHRPVERYGMTETLITVSARADGPRRPGTVGVPLPGVRTRVVDEHGAPLPADGDAMGELQVRGETLFDGYLNRPDADAAARTADGWFRTGDVATVGPDGWHRIVGRAATDLIKSGGYRIGAGEVEDALLAHPGVREAAVVGLPHPDLGQQVTAYVVGDGLGEAELIDFVARQLSVHKRPRQVRLVDALPRNAMGKVQKSRLAEG
- a CDS encoding ArsB/NhaD family transporter yields the protein MTGLAWASVAVFTVAYVLIATEKIHRVAAALGGAAVMFLIGATDAGHAFFSEESGIDWNVIFLLIGMMLIVSVLKRTGGFEYVAVWASKRARGRPYRVMVILVLITAVASAALDNVTTVLLIAPVTFLVCERLGVPAVPFLIAEAMASNIGGTATLVGDPPNIIIGSRGGLSYNDFLVHLAPLVVLLLVVFLGLCRLMFRDAFRYDAERAAQIAALRERDAIRDRRLLILGLAVLAAVTVAFVLHTVLDLEPAVVALLGGLLLLALSRLDAGEVSRDVEWPTLVFFAGLFIMVGALVNTGVVEQISQAAINATEGRLLPASLVLLWGSAVLSAIVDNIPYVATMSPVVADLVHAQGGGGQSRVLWWALALGADLGGNATAVGASANVVVLGLAERAGQRITFWQFTRYGLLVTLVTVGLAMPYLWLRYFAFA